tttttcaaaacataTTCGCTGTgccaaatttaatttatatcaagaaaaGATCAAATTcgtataaattattataaggAAATACTATAATTTATAACCTCCATTAATTATCTCATAGCATTATAATTGATTGGGATTTTCATAGAcatcttattttattacttagAAAATGCAtccttattacaaaaataaattaagacaaGAAGTAAAGAAATTATTACAAGAGCTGAAAGGGGAAGGTTGAAGAGCCTTTCCTTTATGAAAAAACAACAATTCGAGAACTGCTATGAAATGAATCAAAGATAGAGAATCTAACAAACAATCGATAAAAGAATaatcaaagaaaattttctaaaacgaCAATATTTATGGAGCGCAAATGTATTCAGTAGCCACCCTTCTTCCACAGTTATTGAGTAAGAGACTCAATGAGATAGGAAGGTTGAGTTTAATGTCTAACACATTAGCTCGGACAGCAGTGCAAAGGCAAACCGCAGCTTCAAGATCAGCCAACCCATGGATCAAACTGCAGCATGGTTGGGTTGGTACGTTGCCGAGGTTGAGATTCACCAAACCACCCAACAGATTAACACACACACCAAGGTTCAATGGATTACAAGTACCATAATAGCTTTGAGCGCTACCATCGTTGGGAAACTTGTATCCGGGACGGATAACAACAGGGTTCCGAGATTTTGTGGGGTAAGAAGAACCATTAGGATTATTATCAACATTGTAAGAGCTTActaaagcaaaaaagaaaaggttaacAGAGAAGAAAAGAGCAGTTGATAACTTAACCTTTGAAGCCATTTTTCCAATAGAGAATAATTTGATTTCACTGAGAAAATGGACTGCTTCCTACGATGAAGGTGATGAAGTGATCAAAGGGTTTTTATAGAACACAAAGATGAGGTTTGAAACTAGAAAATGAAAGCCACTAAGTCATATCATTTGGAGAATTTggatattttaagatatgttttCGTTGGCTTTGATTAAGAAATCTCCCAGATCTATGAATGAgttgttattataattatatatcgTAATCCCAAGTATGGGACCAAGCcgcaattttaaattttaattatgaatcataatttatatatttac
This genomic window from Gossypium raimondii isolate GPD5lz chromosome 10, ASM2569854v1, whole genome shotgun sequence contains:
- the LOC105776781 gene encoding putative lipid-binding protein AIR1: MASKVKLSTALFFSVNLFFFALVSSYNVDNNPNGSSYPTKSRNPVVIRPGYKFPNDGSAQSYYGTCNPLNLGVCVNLLGGLVNLNLGNVPTQPCCSLIHGLADLEAAVCLCTAVRANVLDIKLNLPISLSLLLNNCGRRVATEYICAP